The following is a genomic window from Osmerus eperlanus chromosome 18, fOsmEpe2.1, whole genome shotgun sequence.
ACTTGTCAACACCGGTGTTGCGGGGTTCATGGGCACGGTTGGCATCTCAAACGCTTACCTCAGGCATACGATGGACTGTTATCGTAGGGATGGAGTTCACCTCAACCACTTGGGGAACGAGCTGTTCCTAGATAATGTTCTGGTTGGCCTGAGACGCGTTGTTTAGTTAGGTCTTCAAGCAAACCGAAGGTTCTTTTCAGAGCCACCCAAATACCCATAAAATGTGCAAATTTCCTCATGTGGTCAATCCCCCAATATAAACCTGCACTGATGCTTAGAGTAAAACAGTCCCCTAATGCTCATTGATTCACTCGCGCTCACATGAGCGGAAAGTTGTGGGATATGTAGCTGTGGGTGTACCAGTAAAATGAGTATTGCACGTGAGGGTCACCCAGATAGACGAGCGGAACGGTGGATTGTGGGCTGTCTGTGCAACATGAGCTACTGGTTAGTGTGTATTCACAACTGCGAGTCTGGAGCGGGACTGTACCGACCGGAAGgactcacacacgcagacagaggAATCCAGTCGGCAAGACGGGATCGACGCTTGCCTTGAGTTGAACCAATACTTTAAACTTTATGAAATAAAAGTTTTTAATGCCAAATTGTTTAGTCTGTTCTCTTCTGGGTGAGTGCAAAATCATCTGAGCCGATGAGTCTGACGTGATCAATACTAGTAAAAAAGTTACTGTGGTAAAAAGAAacgtgtatgtatttattttaacaGGTTGTTGCAAATTTGGGATATATTGCTATTCCGATTATCAAATATTCACCCATAAAGTGGTTTTAACATGTTGTTATGATGTATATGTTGGTTGCATGAATGGggatataggctactgtaagcTAATGGCTAATAGAGATCAGGTAGGTGGCCATGTTTTAGCGAGTGACAGGTGGGAGGGTTCAAATGTACAGTAGCATTTTTCCCGcctatgcccctttcaaaaaatGGGACACAAGCTACCACAAGctacctggtcgcgagtctcccggtcctgtcctacatctataaagttgaacaatggattttggtgtttcaaaacccattgacactgtatgactatgtttagcctgtgttctgctcctctccctcaccaaccgtctctggaggaggggatccctctctgaattgctcctcccaaggtttcttcaattttttctcctgttggaaGTTTttatgggagtttttccttgtcttccttgagggtttaggttggttgaggggcagttctatgggcatatgtgaagccctctgtgacatgcttgcgtgtaaaaagggctatacaaatacatttgatttgatttgatgagaTGCCAACCGTGCCCATGAACCCCACAATGCCGGCGTTCACAAGTCGCCGCGCCCTTTCAATGCCGTATGCATTGATTGCCGGGACACGAGCACGGTATTTTCGACGCTGGATGATGTCGGAATAAACTTGGGGAAAATCAGGTGGATCCTGATTTTCATCGTCGCCAGCAGTGAGCATCCCAACAGAAGCCCAAGGTTGTTGGGTCGAGATGTTCTAGTCGGCCTGAGACGCGTTGTTTAGTTAGGTCTCCCAAGCAAAACAAAGGTTCTTTTCAGAGCCACCCTATTACCCATAAAATGTGCACATTTCCTCATGTGGTCAATCCCCCAATATAAACCTGCACTGATGCGCAGAGTAAAACAGTCCCCTAATACTCATTCACTCTCGCTTATTTGGTACCCACACAGAATCAATGTTTTAACTTTGTATgtgatatttttattattatctgTTATCTGTgctatgtgtgaatgtgtgtgctaaTGATTTTATAGGTTGTTGCAAATTAGGGGTATAACTTATTACTGTCATTGCTGTTCCGAATTTCAAATATTcaagtgaatccacagtgaatggatattatatattatcgtagtgtagctttcgacaagctaacttggctattaCCGAAAATAagggctgccatgttttttgttttgatcagtactcaatgcattgtgggtgtcaaagagttaacgagataacctactcttctcacAAGAAAATACTGAGGCGTACGGGGTCAAGTGGTACAGCATCAAAGTCCATCTTTGTTGCCGGaacacaaaaaaatcaaagatggccgcaAGTAagcgagacgaaagacagacgactgtcggatgttttagatgcatatttgtgaatgtatatctattatttcgatctctggttggttgtacaatagtaaaatgtgttgaaCGTGTTAGCCAAGTCAAGAAAAActgataatattatggtttactaggtgacgtgagtaaagcgtgagttatttttggttagctgttagctaacattagctaaactaattagtttgaacgttttcatatgtataataaaggtaaacttttgcaaaatatacagtacattgagACTCATGTTTAATATACACGTAGGCTAATCCTGAACTCTTTAGAACTGGATGTTGTAAGGACGCGTTCCTGTCACACCGGTGTGACAGTACGCTGTGGGGCCCAGCCAGCAGCCGTCAGACCGGTGTGACgctacgcgtcaaagggttaaggtaaacacttcgacagttattagccaaaacacgttaatgcttccggccacgcccccttttagtcacatgacaccatttttggaggacatcctcagaataaggttccaaGTAGGCGAATTTGgcgaatttgattggctgtcacggacaaacggttgtggggatCAAAATTCGTTACCATaagttttgtgaggcttggtctgaagagcatatctggtaattctgaagaagatttgacaaaaatggTATGaagagtaggctttcaaaggttttttataaaaccggaaatggtggaaaatctatataaccgaaaactccaactttgacccgttggtggcgctagagtgcccaagtatgagaCATCATACTACAGGGctacaacgcaaaatgcgatgtagccctgtgtggagaagctgccccggtaaattgtactactacagtacagtactagactaatgctgtgttcgtcttggtagcaattgcgttggtagaattcgattcaacgttccgttgtacagtttaggctgaaattaattattttcttgaacagattgacaaagtttaggctgtggcaatgaagttcaggttagtagtcagatagctttacctattgaaagactttgatTTAAGTTAGGGGAGTgctgaacatgttctgtcgcggTTTGACTTCCtgaacagctgtggagatgtttttgttagctactagtgtgtctcacgtaggctagtgttgcagtgagctacactggtttgaaaccacaggtaatttcaccaacaaatcgtttacttgtaatctaatgtcataataaatcctacaacgaaaatgtatttgtgaggaatgtttgttTTAACgactgaaaacagatgcatcatagaccgctgttgtatgtgttgcccgggcaacagaggctaatgtcatgatgctaatgcttcagtgaaatggTAGACTACAGTAcggtttccgaaagtagatgtacttccttatatcagcttatattgtacattacacttcataattgtgttttatatcacaaagtaaaatgagtaaatagttatcaccctggcctctttgcttgtggcgtttctgcagctgccttgcagtaaaactatagttagcctagctatctcccagaagttaacgagctgctaacttaatgttctgctagaggtagtcacgcgtgttttcaagacgttagtaacgtcacgTCAGAGACTGTgtctagcaagttagccactgttaccttcacttttcgccacaagaacgtaatttcaacttaaaccttgcaacggaacgtaaataaaaatacaagcaactcaatcgctaccaagacgaaacttttgacactgacgttgtctatgtagtccaaatattgacggatccttaggggtgggaaaagaaataataataaatatatatgtgagagaacaaaggttgtgcccttgccgaaggcaaagcacacccaataataaaactaacaataacaataggtgcctcgcagcttcgctgcttggcccctcttgttttgtctgttaattcagtgttctgccaagatttccggggttctttaacaagagaagtacttctaaacatcaggactacaactcctgtggatttatttcccacttttctgcttccagcggcagaattagtgggaattatagtcaaagccaccctcggctttgtcctagcagcgaagcgtcATAGGAGAGGCGAACGAGCCGGTGCActggtgcgactccgtcggTGTGGGGTACGCACAGTGTTACCAGGGATATTTCTCTCCCACGTGCGTTCATTGAGCAGCAAagtggatgaacttcagctactggtgtggaaaaacagagactttaattcatcttccgttttgtgcttcacggagacatggctgagtgaactgatcccagactctgcgctgcagctagcaggtttcaaactgctgagagcggatcgtgaccctgtgctctctggcaaaacgaaaggtggtggtatttgtttttacattaacagtggctggtgtgaagattaCAGTGTGGTGTGACAGTTATTCTGCAGCAcggttctcctgatctggaatcattttttattaactgtagatctttttactcgccacgagagtttgcatcattcattctggttggcatctacatgcctccgcaggctagcgtcaacgaggctcaacgtgtgttCGCCAGGGTGTGGAGCATGACAATCCGgattattgtgctaggcgacaaaggctgggtcactctgaccaagccatggtccacctgatccctgcatacaggcagaagctaaagcgctgtaagcctgctgtgaggacatcgaaacagtggaccagtgaagctatggaggatctgcaggcgtgcttggactgctaccaatagtctggatgagctcacagaggctgtgacatcatacatcagcttctgtgaggactgctgtataccaacacgcaccagggtgacctacaacaacgacaaaccctggtttacagctaaactcagaaggttgaggtcagcgaaagaggccgcgtttaggaatggggacagagacagttgCAAGGAGtcaaagaacaggtttagcaaggcggtgagagaggctaaacgactgtactcggagagactaaaacaccaattctctgcaaactactctgcttctgtctggagagggctcagacagattaccaacttcaagcccagagccccccactccactaacgactcccgcatggccaacgacctgaatgagttctactgcctatttgaaagacaattggacagtcctaaactaccccttcccacccaggaggccaaccacctccccccctctacagtgacgactctctccattcaggagggtgaagttaacagaatttTCAAAAGGCAGAACCttcgcaaagcagctgggccggactctgtctctccagccaccctcaagcactgcgctgaccactgcgctcccttgagacatgccatgtgccagcctgtctcaagtcctccaccatcatccctgtgcccaaaaagccaaggccaacaggacataatgactacagacccgtcgccctgacctctgtggtaatgaagtcttttgagcgcctggtgctggcacaccttaaatccatcacagaccctctactggaccccctgcagtttgcctacagagccaacaggtctgtggacgatgcagttaacatggccctccacttcaccctacagcacctggactccccagcatcctatgccaggatcctgtttgtggacttcagctctgccttcaataccatcatccccgccctgcttcaggacaagctctcccagctgaacgtgcctgattccacctgcaggtggatcacagacttcctgtctgacaggaagcagtgcgttaagctgggaacacaagtctctgacttccggtccatcagcaccggatcacccaAGGgttgcgtcctttctcctctgctcttctccctgtacactaaCAGCTCCACctctagtcatccgtccgtcaaactcctgaagtttgcggacgacaccaacctcattgggctcatctctggtggagacgagtctgattataagtgggaagcggccaacctggtgacctggtgcagccagaacaacctagagctcaatgctcttaagacagtggagatggttgtggacttcaggaagaatacagccccactcacccccatcaccctgtgtgactccccagtcaacactgtggagtccttccgcttcctgggcactatcctctcccaggacctcaagtgggaactgaacatcagctccctcaccaagaaagcacaacagaggatgtacttcctacggcagctgaagaaattcaacctgccaaagacaatgatggtgcacttctacacagccatcattgagtccatcctcacctcctccatcaccatctggtacgctgctgccactgccaaggacaagagcaggctgcagcgtatcatccgcactgctgagaaggtgattggctgcaatctgcctgccctcgaggacctgcataCCTcaaggcgagcgaggaagatcgtggccgactcctcccaccctggtcactccctgtttcagtcattCCCTTCCGGctgaaggctgcggtccatcaggaccaataccacacgccacaaaaaaagtttcttcccttccgctgttggcctcttcaacaaggccaaggggttcacactgacttcatgactcaatgcccttaaaacacactgctttttgcactgcacaatacaatcttgtaccatttgtaatatttgtatttttatattttaaattactgcaacttatattttatattttattgtatagtttattttaatcgaattccacttagtattgctagttatgtacccttagtatagttagtcctcatatttaaattttagattcctatgtgtttaatgtttgcaccttcctgacaaagcaaattccttgtctgtgcaaactttcatggcgaataaaaacccattctgattctgataagaaaaggtagaaacactaaAGGTGGATTCGCAGgttcgctgcttggccaccaataataatactaacaataacaataggtttcctcctgacggaggaatcctacttataataaatatagctgcaagcagcaatggcggattcctccaaaacattgagaaccataaaaaaatgtatatttttcacaaattgtatagaaaaatccatgctgcagacttaccaatgggataccaaatatgaaatgcaataccatcaagatccacatgggccaAGTCAacattttctcagatttgtgcaCTAAACATTAtaaagagtcttcatatgaacttgtgtttGAATCAGTTTTGGACCggtggatgtgtaaagcattattttagcattagcgatACATTAGATTTCCtgtatttcaatcatttttgaaGATATTAAGTTCCCTTTGCACATGGGAAcattttgtagtgtcttcctcgtgacataccaagttcggtgttgatatctcaaagatttgctgagatatgacccaacttcctgtttggttgcttgcTGCCGattttacaaaaattgtaggaggagtagcaaaaaaaaatgtttcctaaatctttattgtacagaaaaatacaATATGGTGGCCATTATaggtttgtgaggcttggtttgtgtttgtgttccttatgagaaataaggcatatgtaatgaatttcagaattttgggtcAAATGGGAATCACTTCAAAttgcatcactttgaaaatcggcaAATTGGGGCGTGGTCTTTAGCGCCACCTTCTGTCTAAAggggcccatgtttggtatggtagttactaattctctgcagtttcaacatgccaaatttctgaACTTTTTACAGttctggtctaggggctgccattgactcccatggaacaaCCGTAAtactaacaataggtttcctcctgacggagaaatcctaataaaactaacaataacaatagagttctcctaccggaggaaccctataCCTAAtagtagaaacacttaagtggctccgcagcttcgctgctttgCCACCAaagatatatgagagagaacaaaggttgcgctctcgccgaaggcttgagcacacccaatgatagtTACGAGCTGATGTGTAGGCTATAATGCGCCTCCTAAATAGTTTGATATAGTATTATCTCTAAAGGTTATATTTGTTTAATTATGAAATgtgaaataaatgtaaaaatgtgaaATAGCATATACAGCGATTTCAGTGATGAACACCTTACATGCACTACTCATTAATCGTCATTGTTTTATCACTAAACACCTCCTTCCAATATTGTGCCACAGTAAAATTCTTGTTCCTCTCAGTTAATCGACGCAAAGCTCCAGCCTCTTTCTTTGACTGTTCATAGCTAGGCCTCCAAATTCTTCGCATAGACGTCCTATTTCCAGACGCTGTGGAAAAGTCAAATCTCCGTGGAGGAGGACACTGCAGATGATTTTCTTCCCCTTGCCAAGCTTTCGGTGCAAGGCCCTGTTCAAGGAACACATTTTTGTGGATCTATTCCCATTGATTGACATAATTGGATTTCTGGAAATGTTACTTACTGTTTAAAGAGTATCACTCAATCATAACAATAATtactatatataaataaatattaataaatatatacatttaaaaaatcatAGTATTACCTTTTTACACCTGTGGATATTTTCCCATACCCTGTTGCACACCATACATTCAAACACGTCTATGTAGTTTTCCTGGGTGAGATCCTGCACTCCCCACTGGCGTCCTTGTAGCTCATTAATCAAGGCCGGGTTGGAGACTTCACGCTTCAGCTTCCATCCAAGGTAAGTCAAATACTCCTCATCATTTTCATCTAACCTTTTCAGATAAtctgccagcttctccgggGGTTTGTCTACGTCCACCACAATTGCGCTCATATTACCTGGCAGCCATTTCCTCACATTGGGAGCACCATAGTACACAGGAACCACACCAAGCTTGAGAGGCCTCCATAATTTCTCTGTGATGTAGTCATCACAGATTGCATTCTCAAAGGCCAGGATGAACTTGTACTGGGCCAGAATCTGGTAGAAGCCCTTATCCTCCATGGTTGTAGAGTCCCTCAGATGAGGCAGTAGGTCTTTGTTATGAAGGCACCGTCCATAGGAATCCACCTTGATGTGCTTCATAAGCTCACCAACATAGGAATCTCGGTCTGAAGGTGGATCACAATCAGACTGTACATACACCACTGGGGCTATAGTTTTCCTAAGCTGATTCTTCTGGGCCAGTGGCACTAGGTGGTTGTGAGAGGTCAGAACCACCAGGCTTTCCAGATACTGAGTAGTGAGGGGCATGTGGGACTGGTGGCTAAAAGTGGCTGTGTGGTTGAAGATGGTGATGACGGGCTCATGGAAGAGCTTGTAGTTGTTTTTGGGCGACTCTTCATGCACGAGGGCCCAATGGTGGTGTGGACTCCTAGGCAGTGGAAGACTCTCGATGTTGAAGTCAGTGCCTGGTTTTATTTAAGAGGGGTTGGACAGAAAGCATAACATATAAATATAGATTTTGTGTGATGGAAGTGGTGAGTTTGCGCACAGACATTCCATGAAAGCCaggataattaattaatttaaaaaatgcAATTTCAAGGAACCTTAAACAACATGTTGCACACAGCACGTTttcgatgtttccctgctccaaaacACCAGATTTAAATGATTTGGTCATTATCATGCTCAGCAGAAGAATGGTAACGGCACGTTCATTTGAATAAGGTGTGCTGGAAgaaggaaacatctaaaacatgcagggaagGGCgtccctgaggacaagggttgaaaAAGGCTGATCTATTGTCCATagcactagtgcacagtgcagcagtcagtgattaacccttgtgttatcttcgggtcattctgacccatcagacATTGTGaaccaccgtcgtattgcgacaactttaccgcatacaaaaacaaagtgaagcattttcttttaaccgttgggcggtctcagaccccccacattgcaaaggttaaaagaaaattattttttatttgtttttgtattgggtaacattgggtaaacacaacgatggttcgttatgaacctttgggtcatgtgacccgaaggcagcacaagggttaagatgttggtgagacacacacagattcctggaactaTAGATtgatagtgcacagtgcctgtgatggagCTGGTGAtgtgtgcctgtgatgcagctggtgatgacaggcaAACAAGCGCATTGCCACACATCGGGCCAGTGTTACGGCCACTGGTGAGGTACTGGCTATCTTCCTCAAAGTAAAATGTCATTTGTCATCTTTTCGCCTTTCGATCACACGGTGTTGCCACAtcatacaaacacaaaacagcatACGCATGGGTTGCAGTGTGCAGTGTGCACATTTTTACTTCTGAGAGACTCTGCCTCTCAGTCTGCAATGTGTGCAGACTTATGCAGAAGTATGCATATGGAGAAAACTGGAAAACTGAAAAACATTGTACACAAtgtttttctcagatttatcaacACTGTGTACGCGACTGATATCACACGTTTGTCTTTATAGATTCCGCTTAACTTGTGACTCTGCGCACGTGAACAAGCTTGTTGTCCACACCGTGTCAACTCCCATATTTTATCTTACGTGGTTGTTGAAACGCCTATATTTTTCTATTTCTACGCCTATAAGTTTCTCAATAAACTTCTCAATTAACCCATTGTGAACAATGAACGATTCTTAATGAGAAATGGCTAAGGCATCTAAAAACAAATGGCTAAGGCATTTAAAAAATGATAAAT
Proteins encoded in this region:
- the fut10 gene encoding alpha-(1,3)-fucosyltransferase 10 isoform X1 — translated: MPRYTLRKLFVFGLCLSAVLFLIITLQVVVELSQLERKLYKLPLQELENKALRHGLQNSGQWDNERILGVAEVQYPYVVWWSPLTGETGRLGECGTNKCFFTINKTYYTHPSTYAFLFYGTDFNIESLPLPRSPHHHWALVHEESPKNNYKLFHEPVITIFNHTATFSHQSHMPLTTQYLESLVVLTSHNHLVPLAQKNQLRKTIAPVVYVQSDCDPPSDRDSYVGELMKHIKVDSYGRCLHNKDLLPHLRDSTTMEDKGFYQILAQYKFILAFENAICDDYITEKLWRPLKLGVVPVYYGAPNVRKWLPGNMSAIVVDVDKPPEKLADYLKRLDENDEEYLTYLGWKLKREVSNPALINELQGRQWGVQDLTQENYIDVFECMVCNRVWENIHRCKKGLAPKAWQGEENHLQCPPPRRFDFSTASGNRTSMRRIWRPSYEQSKKEAGALRRLTERNKNFTVAQYWKEVFSDKTMTINE
- the fut10 gene encoding alpha-(1,3)-fucosyltransferase 10 isoform X2, coding for MPRYTLRKLFVFGLCLSAVLFLIITLQVVVELSQLERKLYKLPLQELENKALRHGLQNSGQWDNERILGVAEVQYPYVVWWSPLTGETGRLGECGTNKCFFTINKTYYTHPSTYAFLFYGTDFNIESLPLPRSPHHHWALVHEESPKNNYKLFHEPVITIFNHTATFSHQSHMPLTTQYLESLVVLTSHNHLVPLAQKNQLRKTIAPVVYVQSDCDPPSDRDSYVGELMKHIKVDSYGRCLHNKDLLPHLRDSTTMEDKGFYQILAQYKFILAFENAICDDYITEKLWRPLKLGVVPVYYGAPNVRKWLPGNMSAIVVDVDKPPEKLADYLKRLDENDEEYLTYLGWKLKREVSNPALINELQGRQWGVQDLTQENYIDVFECMVCNRVWENIHRCKKGRLYLTRSTG